In one Brevibacillus choshinensis genomic region, the following are encoded:
- a CDS encoding YkvA family protein, whose translation MSDTTAFQILKSKAKKLKVEAYILYFSYKDSRVSWYAKLFAICVVAYAFSPIDLIPDFIPILGYLDDIILVPLGIWLALKLIPKSVINDCREKAQELLAKGKPKNWVMGVLFIIIWILLGVWFSWYLYNWFLAK comes from the coding sequence TTGAGCGATACAACAGCCTTTCAAATCCTAAAAAGTAAAGCCAAGAAGTTAAAAGTAGAGGCCTACATTCTTTACTTTTCCTATAAAGACTCCCGAGTTTCTTGGTATGCAAAACTATTTGCAATTTGCGTTGTTGCTTATGCTTTCAGCCCAATAGATTTAATTCCAGACTTCATCCCAATATTGGGCTACTTGGATGACATCATATTAGTTCCTTTGGGTATATGGTTAGCATTGAAGCTAATCCCTAAATCCGTGATCAATGATTGTCGAGAAAAGGCACAAGAACTTCTCGCTAAAGGTAAACCGAAGAACTGGGTTATGGGTGTCCTTTTCATTATTATTTGGATACTCCTTGGAGTTTGGTTTAGTTGGTACCTCTACAATTGGTTCCTTGCCAAGTAG
- a CDS encoding GAF domain-containing protein — protein MDKIAEEIGKGISEAIGKVPWALPIIAALVILGFILFIIMTIWRLKKGSEVSIAGVLTIKPNETVEQLKKDFESLNEDDKQKTQILKLLNQLTIEIANVICNTTNEEFLETRRSIYEYLLPGIGIVLTKQKGNNHRVAIFVQEVDTLRIHQGIGYSTEGKRNLRLSMDSSAGHSFTTGEIYSSGDVLSAGNRFKTHPKASKQYRSLICVPIKCGNHILGVLSVDGEEPNSFTKDDEDYLTYLANSLYILLHFEMFMEIVIESGKGGEIDGTLSS, from the coding sequence ATGGATAAAATAGCAGAAGAAATCGGAAAAGGAATTAGTGAGGCAATTGGAAAGGTTCCGTGGGCGCTTCCTATAATTGCAGCATTGGTAATCCTTGGATTTATTCTTTTTATCATAATGACAATTTGGAGGTTAAAAAAGGGATCTGAGGTTTCGATTGCGGGAGTATTGACTATTAAACCAAATGAGACGGTCGAACAGTTAAAGAAGGACTTCGAAAGCCTTAACGAAGATGACAAGCAAAAAACTCAAATCCTCAAGTTACTCAACCAGTTAACAATTGAGATCGCTAATGTTATTTGTAATACTACGAATGAAGAGTTTTTGGAGACACGCAGATCAATCTATGAATACCTGCTACCTGGAATAGGGATTGTACTTACAAAACAAAAGGGTAACAACCACAGGGTAGCAATTTTTGTACAAGAAGTAGATACATTGCGAATTCACCAGGGAATAGGTTACAGTACTGAGGGAAAGAGAAATTTACGACTTTCGATGGACTCTTCGGCGGGTCACTCTTTCACTACAGGTGAGATTTATTCTTCTGGGGACGTATTATCTGCTGGAAATAGGTTTAAGACACATCCTAAAGCATCGAAACAATACCGATCACTGATTTGTGTTCCAATAAAATGTGGTAATCATATACTAGGAGTACTTAGTGTAGACGGGGAAGAGCCAAATTCATTTACAAAGGATGACGAGGATTATCTAACCTATCTTGCTAACTCTCTGTACATACTGCTGCATTTCGAAATGTTTATGGAAATTGTTATTGAATCGGGGAAGGGTGGTGAAATCGATGGGACACTTAGTAGCTAA
- a CDS encoding carboxymuconolactone decarboxylase family protein → MNAYYSPANLKRIPELMKLSPKAAEAYMDFERHVYETANKLPQKTKELIALTVAHVTGCPYCIDVHVKKYKALGGSMEEIMEALLVAASTRSGAILSHGLNALMSYEVGEESKGERKASDDPECFC, encoded by the coding sequence ATGAACGCATATTACTCCCCAGCAAATCTAAAGAGAATACCGGAATTGATGAAATTGAGTCCGAAGGCAGCGGAAGCTTACATGGATTTTGAGCGTCATGTGTACGAAACAGCAAACAAGCTACCGCAAAAAACAAAAGAGTTGATTGCTTTGACCGTAGCCCATGTGACAGGCTGCCCGTATTGCATAGATGTTCATGTGAAAAAATATAAAGCGCTTGGCGGAAGTATGGAAGAAATCATGGAGGCTCTTCTCGTAGCAGCGTCTACTCGATCCGGTGCGATTCTCAGTCACGGATTGAATGCCCTGATGTCATATGAAGTAGGGGAAGAATCAAAAGGAGAGCGAAAAGCCTCAGACGACCCTGAATGCTTTTGCTAA
- a CDS encoding Crp/Fnr family transcriptional regulator, producing MNPEQIARVVQAFPCFVGVPIEQWGVSGAQLISIPPQPVIEEGHIFEHASFVLRGCVRIYKISPNGKELTLYRVKKGEVCVIMMASILGETGYEAIAETEEETELVVFPVKLFRQWMQEYKELNQFIYRLFIKRMVSVTDLVEDMTFQPMDLRVAELLLRKTSEHANAPLYVTHESLSRELGTAREVVSRVLKGFERSGWIRLSRGKIYLDQRGQLERLISR from the coding sequence ATGAATCCAGAGCAGATTGCGAGAGTGGTGCAGGCATTTCCTTGCTTCGTCGGAGTTCCGATCGAACAATGGGGCGTATCGGGTGCCCAACTGATTAGTATCCCGCCCCAACCTGTGATTGAAGAAGGACATATATTCGAGCATGCCTCTTTCGTATTGCGTGGCTGCGTTCGTATCTACAAGATCAGCCCGAATGGCAAGGAATTAACGCTTTATCGAGTGAAAAAGGGCGAGGTTTGCGTCATTATGATGGCAAGTATTTTAGGTGAGACAGGATATGAGGCGATAGCAGAAACGGAGGAGGAAACGGAATTAGTAGTGTTTCCAGTCAAGCTATTTCGGCAATGGATGCAAGAGTATAAGGAACTCAATCAATTTATCTATCGGTTGTTTATCAAGCGAATGGTCTCAGTGACTGATCTCGTAGAGGACATGACCTTTCAACCGATGGATCTGAGGGTAGCGGAATTACTGCTGCGAAAAACAAGTGAACATGCAAACGCTCCGCTGTATGTGACTCATGAATCATTGTCCAGAGAGTTGGGGACCGCAAGAGAGGTAGTCAGCAGAGTACTGAAAGGATTTGAAAGGAGTGGCTGGATTCGCTTGAGTCGAGGTAAAATTTATTTGGACCAGCGTGGCCAGCTGGAGCGGTTAATCTCCAGGTAA
- a CDS encoding GNAT family N-acetyltransferase, with protein sequence MEEITYRELTMEDLDTTLLSRFNRYQETHRVWYIEDGQWKQKDDYFVERWDEDKKRLVLQDLQRCLQTGGIVVGAYLADTLVGFANVEGTFFGSHHEYLELPYIHVTNECRGKRIGKELFALCCEKAKSKGATKLYIAAHPSVETQQFYRSVGCVLAKEINQSIYEKEPLDIQLERSL encoded by the coding sequence GTGGAAGAAATCACGTACAGAGAGCTAACGATGGAGGATCTAGACACTACTTTGCTCAGCCGATTCAACCGCTATCAGGAGACCCATCGCGTCTGGTATATCGAAGACGGTCAGTGGAAGCAAAAAGACGACTACTTTGTGGAGCGGTGGGATGAGGACAAAAAGCGGTTGGTCCTCCAAGATTTGCAACGCTGTTTGCAGACCGGAGGAATCGTCGTAGGTGCTTATCTAGCAGATACATTAGTTGGTTTTGCCAATGTCGAGGGTACTTTCTTCGGCAGCCATCATGAATACTTGGAGCTTCCCTACATTCACGTAACCAATGAATGCAGGGGGAAAAGGATTGGGAAGGAATTGTTTGCCCTTTGCTGCGAGAAGGCAAAGAGCAAGGGCGCTACCAAGCTGTATATCGCCGCACACCCTTCTGTTGAGACTCAGCAATTCTATCGCTCGGTCGGATGTGTCTTGGCAAAGGAAATCAACCAGAGTATCTATGAAAAAGAGCCGCTAGATATCCAGCTTGAGCGGTCGCTATAG
- a CDS encoding acyl-CoA thioesterase, whose translation MIAERFVRETRTFKASHVLPPDTNNHNTLFGGKLMSYIDDVASLSAMKLARGPVVTASTDSVDFLQPIPVDHEVSLEAFVTWTHKTSMEIFVKIVAEDLLTGERTVCATSFLTFVALGSDGKPTTVPKVIPETKEEIFLHDSASERADARKQRRTRSKHLADLLGTSRPWES comes from the coding sequence ATGATTGCAGAACGCTTTGTCCGGGAGACACGTACTTTTAAAGCGAGTCATGTCCTTCCCCCAGACACGAACAACCACAACACGCTCTTTGGAGGCAAGCTGATGTCCTATATCGACGACGTCGCTTCTCTCTCTGCCATGAAACTCGCACGTGGTCCGGTAGTGACCGCTTCCACGGATTCGGTCGATTTTCTGCAGCCAATCCCAGTGGATCACGAGGTCTCACTTGAAGCCTTTGTTACCTGGACGCACAAGACCTCGATGGAAATCTTCGTCAAAATCGTCGCAGAAGACTTGCTCACCGGTGAACGAACGGTTTGTGCGACTTCATTTTTGACCTTCGTAGCGTTGGGCTCAGACGGAAAGCCGACGACTGTTCCGAAAGTCATCCCAGAGACAAAAGAAGAAATCTTCCTGCATGATAGTGCTTCGGAACGAGCAGACGCACGGAAGCAGCGCCGTACCCGCAGCAAGCATTTGGCTGATCTCCTCGGGACGAGCAGACCATGGGAGTCCTAG
- a CDS encoding GNAT family N-acetyltransferase, producing MLINITPLRMEDAIELYQFESSNRAFFEKMVPSRGEDYYRYEHFLQRLEQLLEEQEAGLSLFTLIRDEAGMIVGRMNVVDMDREKGTGHIGYRVGEAVAGKGVASLALPMLLKEAAERYGMTKLYAKTTRDNIPSQKVLLKHGFELVSVEPDAAEWDGKKEDFLHYQKRMAAPSLFEADCL from the coding sequence GTGCTGATCAATATCACACCGCTGCGGATGGAGGATGCAATTGAGCTCTATCAATTTGAATCCAGCAATCGTGCGTTTTTTGAAAAGATGGTCCCTAGTCGTGGGGAGGACTATTATCGCTACGAACATTTTCTACAAAGGCTGGAACAGCTTCTGGAGGAACAGGAGGCCGGACTATCCTTGTTTACCTTGATCCGAGATGAAGCAGGAATGATTGTTGGAAGAATGAATGTAGTAGATATGGATCGAGAAAAGGGAACCGGGCACATCGGCTACCGTGTAGGTGAGGCGGTTGCGGGTAAAGGCGTTGCTTCTCTAGCACTGCCGATGTTGCTAAAGGAAGCAGCTGAACGTTACGGGATGACAAAGTTGTATGCAAAGACTACCCGGGACAATATCCCATCCCAGAAAGTATTGCTCAAACATGGTTTTGAGCTCGTTTCCGTGGAGCCAGACGCAGCGGAGTGGGACGGAAAAAAGGAAGACTTTTTGCACTATCAAAAAAGAATGGCAGCCCCCTCCTTGTTCGAAGCGGACTGCCTGTAG
- a CDS encoding WG repeat-containing protein → MKKQIITACTALLLGASAWIPTAQAANFSTIQPYITDYKIGFTNGAKLSTQPVYDEFSRYTTYTVVTKAGKKGILDNKTGKEITPAIWDNIDLPSSGKIAIVQKGGWFQYLDLVTGKLSAAKFAGGHTIYLSPAHETVILMVGQTSMLLDSSGKVLIPPTAGKLSMVQLVDPSQAGKEDTKTVRYVLRSASKQVTLYDPVTFVPKFTLKNAELIPNEGGPDTAYLKVRSGGKEGLVDVTGKYVLAPNYNALYFWNNDYVRVEGPKGVGLWRNGKMIAEPQYTDVGIPSGDIYSTMTKDSITYHSISKGSSLTFKKGAEVLQDRYVLGQDVKTGLYGIAEIGGGAVIPFVYPRVEGPPAARLLVRSDGKKGLIPSWEQKMAEPTVWFDTLTTLGGTYSMLAIQDGKKIGLYSETRGLLLAPEENTVITYDQKTNRILVKAADGTTTAYGFDGKVIVDTEEKERILTDHLAVVGNPEKGYVLVDRETKELISKTYPGFYMEGEDKKLIVALDGKVADLYTPEGELLTREIQIPLGEPSGNQAPATFTMVDGVVYTAGVKADSDKWALVSIKNGQLLPVSEFAYVNVSTRNTAKRYFFTLGRPDGTSDLWAVVNGEMTRQVEQAIAVQTVDGLDRVFIEKGTGWDVYSPEGQRLSNGNYGSLKYLSAGVGKPGAIAYQDAKTGGWGLLNIDGKQLTAPTFDNLYPSAQVFPQLWQDTSSQSPFVFLTKQRFGYLDQNGQETFQTAFLTKKPTITYRPLITQTSLSYSDIIRQIRQNPLELVAFDKPYSWPEGVTSEKRFFANLALNVNLPKEAGKEEVLAELIGKGIIKADDTRSDLRDEDMFALSYYMETGQISQMTSPQLWEWASKRGLVIQRGGHDYYQTMDLYTEYHQLFFRELLHIPAGQKTAQAKKLSVATLSPAQKNMLESLIIVNGKSWDQLPLPLPKEDWTKAMNTLIDQYNKQAPQMLANYLKQQ, encoded by the coding sequence ATGAAAAAACAGATTATAACTGCTTGTACGGCTCTCCTGCTCGGTGCAAGCGCATGGATTCCTACCGCACAAGCAGCTAATTTCTCGACGATACAACCCTATATCACCGACTATAAAATCGGATTTACCAATGGTGCCAAGCTCAGTACCCAACCGGTCTACGATGAGTTTAGTCGTTATACTACCTATACGGTGGTCACAAAAGCCGGTAAAAAAGGTATTCTCGATAACAAAACGGGGAAAGAAATTACGCCGGCCATTTGGGATAACATTGACCTGCCTAGCTCAGGCAAAATCGCCATCGTTCAAAAAGGAGGATGGTTTCAATATCTGGACCTGGTGACAGGAAAGCTCTCGGCGGCAAAATTTGCAGGAGGGCACACGATTTATTTGTCCCCTGCTCACGAGACGGTGATCCTGATGGTTGGACAGACGTCCATGCTGCTTGATTCATCGGGCAAGGTATTGATTCCGCCAACAGCTGGTAAGCTTTCTATGGTGCAGCTCGTAGATCCTTCGCAAGCGGGCAAGGAAGATACGAAAACCGTTCGCTACGTGCTAAGGAGCGCGTCCAAGCAGGTTACGCTGTACGACCCAGTGACGTTTGTCCCCAAGTTTACGCTCAAAAATGCCGAGCTGATCCCAAATGAAGGCGGGCCGGATACGGCGTATCTCAAGGTGAGATCGGGAGGCAAGGAAGGATTAGTGGACGTTACCGGAAAATACGTACTCGCGCCCAACTACAACGCCTTGTATTTCTGGAATAACGACTACGTCCGCGTCGAAGGGCCCAAGGGAGTAGGGCTTTGGCGAAACGGAAAAATGATTGCGGAGCCGCAGTATACGGATGTAGGCATTCCGTCTGGGGATATTTACTCGACCATGACCAAAGACAGCATTACCTACCATTCGATCTCCAAAGGATCGTCTCTGACATTCAAAAAGGGAGCCGAAGTGCTGCAAGATCGGTATGTACTCGGACAGGACGTAAAAACAGGACTGTACGGTATTGCTGAAATTGGAGGAGGGGCTGTCATACCTTTCGTTTATCCGCGGGTAGAGGGACCACCAGCTGCACGGCTCTTGGTTCGATCGGACGGGAAAAAAGGCCTCATCCCCAGCTGGGAGCAAAAAATGGCTGAGCCAACGGTTTGGTTTGACACCCTCACGACTTTGGGCGGGACCTACAGCATGCTCGCTATCCAGGATGGAAAGAAAATCGGCTTGTATTCGGAGACTCGAGGACTGCTCCTTGCACCAGAGGAAAATACAGTAATCACGTATGATCAGAAAACGAACCGGATTCTTGTAAAGGCTGCTGACGGTACGACGACAGCATACGGCTTTGACGGAAAAGTGATCGTTGACACGGAGGAAAAAGAACGGATTTTAACAGACCATTTGGCGGTAGTCGGCAATCCCGAAAAGGGCTACGTTCTCGTGGATCGCGAGACAAAGGAGCTTATCAGCAAGACTTATCCAGGTTTTTACATGGAGGGTGAAGATAAAAAGCTCATCGTCGCCTTGGATGGGAAGGTAGCAGATCTGTATACGCCAGAGGGCGAGCTCTTGACGAGGGAGATTCAAATCCCATTGGGGGAACCTTCCGGCAATCAGGCACCAGCTACATTCACGATGGTGGATGGAGTGGTTTATACAGCAGGTGTGAAAGCTGATTCTGACAAATGGGCCTTGGTTAGCATCAAAAACGGACAGCTACTGCCCGTAAGCGAGTTTGCATATGTAAATGTAAGCACCAGAAATACGGCAAAACGGTACTTCTTCACGCTCGGTCGCCCTGATGGAACCAGTGATCTTTGGGCAGTGGTCAATGGCGAGATGACGCGACAGGTCGAGCAAGCGATCGCCGTGCAAACAGTAGATGGATTAGACAGAGTGTTTATCGAGAAAGGAACGGGCTGGGACGTTTATTCTCCTGAAGGACAGCGTCTGAGCAATGGTAACTACGGCTCCTTGAAGTATTTGAGCGCGGGCGTGGGCAAACCAGGTGCAATTGCCTATCAAGATGCGAAAACAGGTGGGTGGGGACTCTTGAATATCGATGGGAAACAGCTGACTGCCCCTACCTTCGATAATCTGTATCCAAGTGCGCAGGTCTTTCCACAATTATGGCAAGATACAAGCAGTCAGTCGCCGTTTGTTTTCTTGACGAAGCAGCGATTCGGCTACCTGGATCAAAACGGGCAGGAAACCTTCCAGACAGCCTTTTTGACCAAAAAGCCGACGATTACCTACCGTCCGCTGATCACCCAGACTTCGCTCTCTTACTCGGATATCATCCGCCAGATCCGCCAGAATCCGTTGGAGCTGGTTGCTTTTGACAAGCCGTACAGTTGGCCAGAGGGTGTCACCAGTGAAAAAAGATTCTTTGCCAATCTGGCGCTTAACGTCAATCTTCCGAAAGAAGCTGGCAAGGAAGAAGTGTTGGCAGAGCTCATCGGCAAAGGAATCATCAAAGCAGACGATACACGATCGGACTTGAGAGATGAGGATATGTTCGCTCTGAGCTACTATATGGAGACGGGGCAGATTAGTCAGATGACCTCTCCCCAACTGTGGGAGTGGGCTAGCAAACGGGGATTAGTGATTCAACGGGGCGGACATGACTATTATCAGACGATGGATTTGTACACCGAGTATCACCAACTGTTTTTCCGGGAGTTGCTCCACATACCTGCTGGACAGAAGACAGCTCAGGCGAAAAAGCTGTCGGTAGCTACTCTCAGTCCAGCCCAGAAAAACATGCTAGAATCCTTGATAATCGTCAACGGAAAATCGTGGGACCAGTTGCCTTTACCGTTGCCAAAGGAAGATTGGACCAAAGCCATGAATACGTTAATCGATCAGTACAACAAGCAAGCGCCACAGATGCTGGCGAATTATCTCAAACAACAGTAG
- a CDS encoding NAD(P)-dependent oxidoreductase: MTLQTKETVIGFVGTGVMGKSMASHFLKAGYSVVVYTRTKAKAEDLLAQGAVWKEHVSEVAQASDVIITMVGYPSDVEEVYLGAGGIVPHAKPGSFLIDMTTSKPSLAKKIYEEAKKHDLHSLDAPVSGGDIGAREARLTIMVGGDQEAFDAVEPLLKIMGTNVVLQGGPGAGQHTKMCNQIAIATNMIGVCEAISYAKKAGLDPSRVLESIAAGAAGSWSLSNLAPRMIAGNFDPGFYIKHFIKDMGIALEAAKEMGLLTPGLELSKSLYDELAAKGMEDNGTQALIKWFEK, from the coding sequence GTGACTTTGCAAACAAAAGAGACCGTAATCGGATTTGTCGGAACAGGCGTAATGGGCAAAAGCATGGCGTCTCATTTCCTGAAAGCAGGATACTCGGTTGTCGTGTACACGAGAACGAAGGCAAAGGCAGAAGACTTGCTGGCGCAAGGCGCTGTGTGGAAAGAGCATGTCTCTGAAGTAGCCCAGGCGTCCGATGTGATCATTACGATGGTTGGTTATCCGAGTGATGTGGAAGAAGTGTATCTCGGCGCCGGGGGAATCGTTCCTCATGCGAAGCCGGGGTCTTTTTTGATTGATATGACGACCTCCAAGCCTTCTTTGGCGAAAAAAATCTACGAAGAAGCCAAGAAGCACGATCTTCATTCTTTGGATGCCCCTGTTTCCGGTGGCGACATCGGTGCGCGTGAAGCTCGGTTGACGATCATGGTAGGTGGCGATCAGGAAGCATTTGATGCAGTGGAGCCACTGTTGAAAATCATGGGAACCAACGTCGTGCTCCAAGGTGGCCCAGGAGCGGGTCAGCACACCAAAATGTGCAATCAGATCGCGATTGCAACCAACATGATCGGCGTGTGCGAAGCGATCTCCTATGCGAAAAAAGCGGGTCTTGATCCGTCGCGTGTGCTCGAAAGTATTGCGGCAGGTGCCGCCGGAAGCTGGTCGCTCAGCAACTTGGCTCCGCGCATGATCGCGGGCAACTTCGACCCAGGCTTTTACATCAAGCACTTCATCAAAGACATGGGCATTGCGTTAGAAGCAGCCAAAGAAATGGGACTGCTGACCCCAGGCCTGGAGCTGTCCAAATCGCTGTATGACGAGCTGGCGGCAAAAGGGATGGAAGACAACGGTACGCAGGCTTTGATCAAGTGGTTTGAGAAGTAG
- a CDS encoding cyclic nucleotide-binding domain-containing protein yields MKERTDKAMLRSLIRESQLHNMFTDDTIHEMHLYEAEKGEILCSKGDQLTQMYFLLTGKIKIFTTSPNGKSLLLRFNNPLAIIGDIEFISHCEVRNTVEFVHPSLLIGISYKLLQERYVNHPPFLQFILQKISHKLYTSSNTTSLNLLYPVENRFASYLLSTTSAEQSSAISEELQTAKLTEIAELLGTSYRHLNRVIRNLCAEQIIERKKGALLIRDRDKIEHLASGNIYE; encoded by the coding sequence ATGAAAGAACGGACAGATAAAGCCATGCTGCGCTCCCTCATTCGTGAGAGCCAGCTCCACAATATGTTTACTGATGACACGATCCATGAAATGCATTTGTACGAGGCTGAAAAAGGTGAAATTCTCTGCTCCAAAGGCGATCAGCTTACTCAAATGTACTTTTTACTGACAGGAAAAATCAAAATTTTCACGACCTCACCCAACGGCAAATCCTTGCTTTTGCGGTTTAACAATCCTCTGGCAATCATCGGGGACATCGAGTTTATTTCCCACTGCGAGGTTCGCAATACCGTCGAATTTGTTCATCCCAGCTTGTTGATCGGGATCAGTTACAAGCTGCTGCAGGAGCGATATGTGAACCATCCGCCTTTCCTGCAATTCATTTTGCAAAAAATCAGCCACAAGCTTTATACCTCGTCCAACACAACTAGCCTAAATCTCTTATACCCGGTGGAGAATCGCTTTGCCAGTTACCTGCTTTCCACTACATCCGCCGAGCAGTCTTCTGCCATTTCGGAGGAACTGCAAACCGCCAAACTAACCGAAATAGCCGAGCTCCTCGGAACCAGCTACCGACATTTGAACCGAGTCATTCGCAATCTGTGTGCAGAGCAAATCATTGAACGAAAAAAAGGAGCCCTGCTCATCCGAGACAGGGACAAAATCGAACATTTAGCGAGCGGGAACATCTACGAGTAA